The region CTTCCCCCCCACACTCCCATCCAGAAATACCATTTCCATTCAGGATATGGGCGGGGCGAGCAGGtccttttattgatttcacttaaaaacacacacaaaatctGCTGCGGACATTTTAGCTATGGAATAGTCATAAGCAGACTATGGAAATTGTGTTATTTCGCattcataatttaatttagaatttaattaatggaAATACTATCGAAATCCAATAAGAAGACTATAATAGTTAATTAGTTAAAGGATTCTTGAACAAATCGTTGAGCTGAGTCCTTTGCGACACAGTGCAAATGTATGGTCCAAGGATCAAGGCCAAGGCAGTTAccataataaatttataacaaATGACATTGGGCAGCCTAATAAATGTGTAGCTATTAGTCCGGGGCCCCTGGCACTGACCATTTAAGCAACTGAATGCCAATTGAACGCACACACATGCACAGGAAGAAAATCAGTGGCAGGACATCGTTGTGAACATGAAATATGATTGCCCCGGGGAGGCAGAGGCAAGATGCGAAATGAGATGTAGACGGCATGGGTATAAATAGTTTGATTTAGTGCCGCTGCAGCAGCAAAAAGTCTCGGCAAGACTGTAGGAGCCAGCACAAGGACATGACCACTGATAACAAGGACTCTCCGATCAATTATAGCGCCATGTAAACAAGTCAGGAACGTGCCGTTAATTAGTTTCAATCAAATAACCAAGAAGCCATTGGAACAGCACCCAAATGGGATAAATCAGATGGACATTTTTGTAATATAGTGGACCTGTCAGGAGGCAACATTGAAAGTCAAACCCATTGGCAGCCATTAATGGCGCAAGAATGTTTTCCAGACAGGAAGACGAGCAGGAAAAGGCCAGAGCCAGACTTTTACAACCGCTGAAAATGTGTCATTAAAGCGACAATTTACGCACTACCAGGTTTCCAAACCTTTGCACCAGGCTCATGGGCAATTGATGATGTGACGGGTGGAAATCCAACAAAAACATATGCCCATAAAATCGCACATAATAAAGCGTATGCAGTTAAAAGGTCTTTAGGGCCCGTAAATCGCTGCCACGGTCCAAGTTAGTCTTACGGCTTTACGGCTCCGACAGTAACAATGTAAACAGATATAGAGTTTCGCCGATTCAATCGCAATATAACTCATACACATTTATGATCtgtatattatatttgtacatatatatatatattatattatattgtatatatactatattatatatatatatatttctatttatttgttgTAATTCAATGGAGAACTAAGTTGGCATGTTACACATTCATATGTATATTCAATGCAGTGTTCTTCCCATATTTTATCTTTGACGCGCCATCGCTGCTATTTGTATGTTTAGGTGTGAGTGGATTTTAATGTAGCTTTGTGTTTTATCGCAATTTCTAATGTGTAGTCTCAATAATGATCTCGTGCGTGTCCAGATCGGGCACGGCGAACTTCATCGGCAAATAGTCGTCTGGGTGCATGTGGGACATTTGATTCACTTCCAGCTGGGCCCGCTCGTGATCCTCATGGCACTTGGTCTCGTGCTTCTCGTAGTCGGCGAAAGTGTCAAAGATGGCTCGACACACCATGCACTCAAAAAAGCTTCTGAAAGATAACAAAACAATATTAGTTTAATCACTCTTGACTCGACGATCATTTTTGGGTACTCACGGTTTCTGCTCCGCTTCAAGGCGTTCCCTGGCAAGGGCGACCGCCGCCTGGATGGAGCCTGCGACATCGACATCGACGCCATCCTTGATGTGCGATTGCAGGTGACGCTTGAAGTTAGAGAGCTGGGTTAGGCCCTTTTCGCAGTAATTGCACTGGTAAGGCTTGGCATTGAGGTGGCCCAGCTTATGCTTCTTGAGGTTGACCAGTTGGGAGAAGTACCTTCCGCAACGCTGGCATCGGAACGGCTTCTCACCAGTGTGTGTCATCTTGTGGCGTTTCATGTTGCTCTGCTGGGTGAAGGACTTGTTGCAGAAGTTACAGGTGAACGGACGCTCGCCACTGTGTACGGCATAGTGCCGTTGCAAGTTTACTGCCTGGGCAAAAGCCTTCGAGCAAATATTGCACACAAAAGGACGCACATCGTTGTGCACCTTCATGTGGCGATCGAGATTTCCTGAGTTGCAGAAGCTCTTGGCACACAGCTTGCACTCATAGGTAGTCTTGTTGTGGTTGTGCACCTCCTGCCGGTGCAGCGTCTGGTCCCGCTTGCTCTTGAAGGTCTGTATGGGCGGATAATTGTTTAGTTAACGATATATAGTACAGATTTCTCCAATACTTACGCGGTCGCAGCGCTTACAGCTAAACTGATTTACCACTGTCTCGTCAAATTCTACCTCCATACCCGCCATTGCACTGTTGACTACCACATCGATGCGATTCGGTATTTTATTCTTCGGAGTTCAAGCATTAGAAAAGTGCAGCTTAAGCAGCGAACGATGCAGAAAACTTACTTTTATTGGCTTATTCTGTAATTCTGTAATTTTCGCGTCCAGAAAAAGTCATATGGTGGTCTAGAGTGGCTGcagtggccaaaaaaaataccagaaaAAATACCATGGATGGCAGGAATCAGGTCGCTGTGCAGCACTACTACGAAATGGGTGGACAGCTCCGGTCTTCACTAGTGTTGGGCAGCTACCAATCCATTTTTTGGTAAACAACTATTATTTTTACCCAAACcagattaaaatataaaaacaaacattgtCTTTGTGCTATTGGAATATGTGGATTGTGTGGATTTGCTAAAATGCAGCGGATGTttgtttactctttttattatGTGATTGAATCGACGCCCATCTGAAGAAGTGACAAAACCAGCCTATATACCCCAAGGCCAACAGCAGGAGGATCCGCGAAGAAAATCCGGCAGAATCTAATTCATCCGACCTTCCCCGCAAAGTCCCCATCATGGCCACCTACTCCAATCAGCACTGGCTGCTATCGCACATCCGCAACTCCTTCATCTCCACGGACGAGACTGGCATCTGTGAGACGGTAATGCTGAGTGATGACATGCCGAAACACTACTTGCGGAAATTCGGGAATGCGGGGGCTGGCGGTGATTTGCAGAGCCAGAGGCGTCGTGGCCAGAAGCCCCCTCCCTCGGCCACTCCCGAGCGCAACATCCGCAACCCGGATGCCCTTCTGATGGACGTGGACTACATATGCTATCCAGGATTGGATTTGAgcgacgacgaggaggacATGTCCACTCATTCGTTTGACATTCAGATGTACCCCGAGGTGGGTGCCCATCGATTCCGCTCCAACACTGCCCAGAAACTGGAAAAACTAGACATTGCCAAGCGGCGAGCAGCCCGCATCAAGAGTATCAACTACCAGGAGGAAGTTCAGCCGCCCGACAGCGACGATTTCTTTTTAAGAAAGGAGGTAAAGAGCCTGGACGACACCAAGACAAAGTCTGCTGAAAAACAATCAAAAAGCGATGAGGATGACCTGTCCGATAACGGGGTGCAAAGCAAACTAACCGAGCAACTGGCCAAGACGCCCAAGCAGACCCAGAATCGATTCATTGAGTTCGCCCGCTTTGACGGCACCTCGCAGGTGGGCTTGCAAACCAAACGCATCAACGTGTATCTGAATATGCTTCCCGAACCGGATCGAAACTATCCCCTAAAGATCTGCGTTATTGCCACTGCCAAAATCCAGGAGGTGATTGGATTTGTTTGCTACAAGACCTCCAACCAGTACCCGAATGTTCCGTTGAAGTCCCTTCAACACTACGCCCTCTACATGACGGAGGACAACGACGACATGGAGGACTTTCCGCCCTTGG is a window of Drosophila bipectinata strain 14024-0381.07 chromosome 2R, DbipHiC1v2, whole genome shotgun sequence DNA encoding:
- the LOC108123409 gene encoding zinc finger protein 568; amino-acid sequence: MAGMEVEFDETVVNQFSCKRCDRTFKSKRDQTLHRQEVHNHNKTTYECKLCAKSFCNSGNLDRHMKVHNDVRPFVCNICSKAFAQAVNLQRHYAVHSGERPFTCNFCNKSFTQQSNMKRHKMTHTGEKPFRCQRCGRYFSQLVNLKKHKLGHLNAKPYQCNYCEKGLTQLSNFKRHLQSHIKDGVDVDVAGSIQAAVALARERLEAEQKPSFFECMVCRAIFDTFADYEKHETKCHEDHERAQLEVNQMSHMHPDDYLPMKFAVPDLDTHEIIIETTH
- the Sin1 gene encoding stress-activated map kinase-interacting protein 1, coding for MATYSNQHWLLSHIRNSFISTDETGICETVMLSDDMPKHYLRKFGNAGAGGDLQSQRRRGQKPPPSATPERNIRNPDALLMDVDYICYPGLDLSDDEEDMSTHSFDIQMYPEVGAHRFRSNTAQKLEKLDIAKRRAARIKSINYQEEVQPPDSDDFFLRKEVKSLDDTKTKSAEKQSKSDEDDLSDNGVQSKLTEQLAKTPKQTQNRFIEFARFDGTSQVGLQTKRINVYLNMLPEPDRNYPLKICVIATAKIQEVIGFVCYKTSNQYPNVPLKSLQHYALYMTEDNDDMEDFPPLDNREPCSKFGFSHLTLAERRALAPVTRVDYHGQLGTKSMTSEEDKAALAEAAVKALQNINLNGGSDPGGGGKGKGKAAAEQEIDTFREYEKRLLNHNDMLEAPMHRTFRLSIIDKRFFKSDVTLGISGERIEIDQCKNAKFWPQKKPVSTPIDFVAHCEIVERRQLKALLRIWLKSNSSSPSFSSGCTSAPINASVTTLNMGSGSGSAGIAHSPSSPGHSSSGFFTNSNIRFKHYDFDTDTHTAEVIYNKLNCILEMRSSELRGEFLLQRERKQEKRQLKL